A genomic stretch from Anoplopoma fimbria isolate UVic2021 breed Golden Eagle Sablefish chromosome 8, Afim_UVic_2022, whole genome shotgun sequence includes:
- the LOC129094219 gene encoding proproteinase E-like: MMKVALVLLLAAHAYGCGIPTYEPSVSRVVNGVDARPYSWPWQISLQYFSGYAYHHTCGGTLLAPNWVMTAGHCIGSRTYRVVMGEYDLTKEESNEQIRSVEKIVVHPKWDDNCLSCGNDIAMIKLAKPAVMNDKVQPSCVPESGEIAPHNYPCYITGWGRIYNGGPIASKLQQALLPVVSHEVCSSSSWWGSTVKPTMICGGGDTRSGCHGDSGGPLNCKGRDGRWYVHGVTSFVSSRGCNTPMKPTAFTRTSSFTKWISDTMLQH; this comes from the exons ATGATGAAAGTGGCACTTGTCCTGCTGCTCGCCGCCCACG CTTACGGGTGTGGCATCCCCACCTATGAGCCCTCTGTGAGCCGTGTTGTGAACGGGGTAGATGCTCGACCCTACAGCTGGCCCTGGCAG ATCTCTCTGCAGTATTTCAGCGGCTACGCCTACCATCACACCTGTGGAGGCACCCTGCTCGCTCCGAACTGGGTCATGACTGCTGGTCACTGCATCGG ATCACGTACCTACCGTGTGGTTATGGGCGAGTATGACCTCACCAAAGAGGAGAGCAATGAGCAGATTAGATCTGTGGAGAAGATCGTGGTTCATCCTAAATGGGATGATAACTGCTTGTCTTGTGG tAATGACATTGCGATGATCAAACTGGCCAAGCCTGCCGTTATGAACGACAAGGTGCAACCCTCCTGTGTGCCAGAGAGTGGGGAGATCGCTCCTCACAACTACCCTTGCTACATCACTGGCTGGGGAAGAATCTACA ATGGTGGTCCCATTGCCTCCAAGCTCCAGCAGGCTCTCCTTCCTGTAGTCAGCCACGaggtctgcagcagcagcagctggtgggGGAGCACTGTGAAACCCACAATGAtctgtggtggtggtgacaCCCGCTCTGGCTGCCAT GGTGATTCTGGAGGCCCTCTGAACTGCAAGGGCAGGGATGGCAGGTGGTACGTTCATGGTGTGACCAGCTTCGTCTCCTCCAGAGGATGCAACACCCCCATGAAGCCCACAGCGTTCACTCgcacctcctccttcaccaaGTGGATCAGTGAC aCTATGCTGCAGCACTGA